The genomic segment GCGCCGACGAACCCGACCGATGGTGTGCTTTGTGAACGTCAAAAGCGTGGACCGAATCATCTACTCCATTTTCCAGAGATTTACCCTGGAATGGAAAACCCGCACCCTCAAGCTATTTACACAAGCCGCGTGACATCACCCTTTTATCTTCCTTTCAGTTGAAACAGCGACACTTTCGTGCTGCAATATTTGCCGTCATGTCCATGCGGCTCTCCAAGGGCAAGCTGTCGCACAAGGTGCTTCAGGATTACTTCGAAGCGCTGGCCGACAGCCCGGAGCAGCCCAGCAGCAAGCAGCGCGCCCGCCAGTTGCTGGCGTCGTACGCTGAGTTGCGCTTCCGCCTCTCCGGCGGCAGCCGCTGCCCGCTATGCCGCGCGCACGTGCGCCATGTGGTGCCGGTCACCGTTTATCGCAAAGACGGCAGCATCGCCCACTTCGCGTGCCTCTGCCATCGCTGCCTGGAAGGCGAACGTGCCCAGGCCGAGAAGCTTGAGATGCGGATCGGCAACGCGGAATGGGTGATGTGATTTGTTATTGGCTGTCTGTTATTTGTGATTGTTGCGGGATCGTGGCTGCCTGCGCGGCCGTCGCAAATAGGAAATAACCAGTCGTCAATAACAAATGGGCTACTTCTCCGCCACCATTTGCTCGACGATCAGGTCAATCGTCTCGAGCGCCCTGCGGCTGGTGAGGTTGTGATTGTTGGCGATCACGGAGAACACCAGCGTGTCGCCCCCGGCGGTCTTCACGTATCCGCTCAGCGCGTTCACGTGGCCGAGCGAACCGGTCTTGGCGAAGACGTGGCCGAGCGCGGGCGAATTGCGGAAGCGGTCGGCAAGGGAGCCATCCATGCCGGCGACGGGCAGCGTGTCGCGAAACGCCGCGTACCAAGGCTGCACGGAAGCGTAGCTGAGCAGCTTCACAATGGCGTGCGGCGTCACCAGGTTCTGCCGTGAGAGGCCCGAGCCGTCGTAGAACACGTACTCTTCGCCCTGTATGCCGGCCTGGGTCAGGAAGCCGTGCACCACTTCGAGCCCCGATTCGATGGTGCCGTTGGCGCCCTTCTCGCGGCCGAGCAGGCGCAGCGTCAATTCAGCGTGCAGGTTCTGGCTTACCTTGTTGATCACGCGCAGGTCCTGCAGGAACGGCTGCGAGTCGTAGCTGGCCAGCACGACCGGCTTGGGGAACAGGTTGGGGGGCACTTCGCTGCCGCCGCCGCCGCCCTGGGCCGAAGCCGTCGTGGTCACGGTAATGGTCGAGAGCTTGGCCAGTTCGGTGTGGCGTGTCCGCGGGCGCCCGTACACCACCACGCCGCGCTGCTCCAGCAGGCTGCGGAACAGCTGCGCCGCGAAGTTCGCCGGGTCTTCGATGGCAAGCGCCTCGTGCGCGCCCGAATCGTCGAGCGGGATGTTGCCCCAGAAGGTGATTTGGTTCGAGCCCGGCTCGCGGTTGATGTAGATCTTGCGGGGCTGCG from the Terriglobales bacterium genome contains:
- the dacB gene encoding D-alanyl-D-alanine carboxypeptidase/D-alanyl-D-alanine-endopeptidase; amino-acid sequence: MQRARYSAVFLLLIALIAQPLPAANKKKDSKSTLGARIDKILDQTDVSRGFWGIEVVSLNSGATLYSRNADKLFTPASNTKLFTTATAMALIGPDYRFRTTVETTGAIDKYGRLNGDLILVGRGDPNLSGRTLPYNTRTERKLPPAKVLADLADQVVQKGLKYVDGDIVGDDSWYAFERYGEGWTQDDLVWEWGAPVSALTINDNVVFVDIMPADRAGEKAFINLNPFPEYYRVDNRILTTPPGTQPRKIYINREPGSNQITFWGNIPLDDSGAHEALAIEDPANFAAQLFRSLLEQRGVVVYGRPRTRHTELAKLSTITVTTTASAQGGGGGSEVPPNLFPKPVVLASYDSQPFLQDLRVINKVSQNLHAELTLRLLGREKGANGTIESGLEVVHGFLTQAGIQGEEYVFYDGSGLSRQNLVTPHAIVKLLSYASVQPWYAAFRDTLPVAGMDGSLADRFRNSPALGHVFAKTGSLGHVNALSGYVKTAGGDTLVFSVIANNHNLTSRRALETIDLIVEQMVAEK